In the Gymnodinialimonas sp. 202GB13-11 genome, one interval contains:
- a CDS encoding BrnA antitoxin family protein has translation MPDPKPLTKTARAHHFYMAEAMRRLEWDLQNHLMKERRIPEAWHEIASRKTSAKKQLTVRFDEDVVKFFKSAGPGYQGRMNDVLRSFMHMKLGGFLHGEETIDAFRDGDWAGKDRPSWGETEEMRRKLEEDMADMKWKAEQM, from the coding sequence ATGCCCGACCCGAAACCCCTGACCAAGACCGCCCGCGCGCATCACTTCTACATGGCGGAGGCGATGCGGCGGCTGGAATGGGACCTGCAAAACCACTTGATGAAGGAACGCCGGATCCCCGAGGCGTGGCACGAGATCGCCAGCCGCAAGACCAGTGCGAAGAAACAGCTGACGGTGCGGTTCGACGAGGACGTGGTGAAGTTCTTCAAGTCTGCCGGGCCGGGCTATCAGGGCCGAATGAACGATGTGCTGCGGTCATTCATGCATATGAAGCTGGGCGGGTTCCTGCATGGGGAGGAGACGATCGATGCGTTCCGCGACGGGGACTGGGCCGGGAAGGACCGACCGTCCTGGGGCGAAACGGAGGAGATGCGGCGCAAGCTGGAAGAGGACATGGCGGATATGAAGTGGAAGGCGGAGCAGATGTGA
- a CDS encoding entericidin A/B family lipoprotein — protein MFRLFAMIAALLALTACETVGGFGEDVQTAGQGISATAQAVEEEIED, from the coding sequence ATGTTTCGCCTATTCGCGATGATCGCCGCCCTTCTCGCCCTGACAGCTTGCGAGACCGTGGGGGGCTTCGGAGAAGACGTCCAGACCGCCGGCCAAGGCATCTCGGCCACGGCGCAGGCGGTTGAGGAAGAGATTGAGGATTGA